Proteins co-encoded in one Dethiobacter alkaliphilus AHT 1 genomic window:
- a CDS encoding GTP-binding protein, with protein MAKQKFERTKPHVNVGTIGHVDHGKTTLTAAITTCLSTAGGATKTAYDEIDKAPEEK; from the coding sequence ATGGCAAAGCAAAAGTTTGAAAGAACCAAGCCACACGTAAACGTGGGGACCATCGGTCACGTTGACCATGGTAAGACCACCCTGACCGCTGCGATCACCACTTGTCTTTCCACCGCAGGCGGCGCAACCAAAACTGCTTACGACGAAATCGACAAAGCACCTGAAGAAAAAG